In Thermoanaerobacterium xylanolyticum LX-11, the genomic window CCAACAATTCATAAGTTAAATCATCCACAACATGTATTGCTCCACTAACAGGATCTAATACGATATTCATTCCTAATTGTCTAAATTTATGTATTATGCTATGCATCTTAACCTCCTATACATTTTAAGTGGCAGTAACATATCATTACTGCCACTTGCCTATGTAAATTAATTTTGGCACTCCTGATTTGCAACAGTGCACGAAGTCTTGCAAGCAGATTGGCATGATGCCTGACATTCTCCACAGCCAGGTTTTTTCAGGCTATCTTTCAATGATGTTCTGTTGATTGTTACAATATGTCTCATTTTCATACCTCCTCTTCCTTTTGATTATAACATATAATTCACGACAATAAAAGCTATAGATTTATCCCTATCATGCCACCTATAGCACCCAAAATAACTCCCCAAATAAGCTTTAAAGCTATTCCAGCATTTATTCCAGCTTCTTTTACAAAATAAACTCCTAAAAACAGCATAAGGAGAACATAGAGAAGACCTGCTAAGCCACCATTTAACCAA contains:
- the scfA gene encoding six-cysteine ranthipeptide SCIFF, producing MRHIVTINRTSLKDSLKKPGCGECQASCQSACKTSCTVANQECQN